In a single window of the Methanolobus psychrophilus R15 genome:
- a CDS encoding peptidase M50 gives MVYALSLITTILLFACVLLHEAGHSYIAKGYGVEIRDITLLLFGGVSSMEEIPRVPSQELKMAFAGPFVSFVIGVTLLVLNVLVSSSVVGYSETSIFLMFNILGSINIVLGLFNLLPAFPMDGGRLLRAWYAKRMSYVKATHYAASFGKLFAFLMGIIGLFFNPWLILIAFFVYIGASEEDKSTTITVLLEKYSVKDIMTADVVSVSPDINVEDLSKLMFEKKHLGYPVVKGNSLKGIVTFTDIRNILPHERYAKLVSDIMTSDVISVSPQDPASEAFKVMTRNNIGRVLVMDKGELVGILSRSDLMRAMTLLNE, from the coding sequence ATGGTCTACGCCCTGTCCCTCATAACAACTATCCTGCTCTTTGCCTGCGTGCTTCTGCATGAGGCCGGACATTCATACATTGCCAAAGGCTATGGCGTGGAGATCAGGGACATAACCCTTCTGCTTTTTGGCGGCGTTTCTTCCATGGAGGAAATTCCCAGGGTGCCGTCCCAGGAACTGAAGATGGCCTTTGCCGGTCCCTTCGTCAGCTTTGTGATCGGTGTTACATTGCTGGTCCTCAATGTACTGGTTTCCTCTTCTGTTGTAGGTTATTCAGAGACCTCAATATTCCTTATGTTCAACATCCTGGGTTCCATCAATATAGTGCTTGGTCTCTTTAATCTCCTGCCAGCATTTCCTATGGATGGCGGCCGCCTTCTCAGGGCGTGGTACGCAAAAAGGATGAGTTATGTCAAAGCTACTCACTATGCAGCTTCCTTTGGAAAACTGTTTGCTTTTCTGATGGGGATAATAGGTCTGTTCTTCAATCCCTGGCTTATCCTGATAGCTTTCTTTGTCTATATCGGGGCTTCAGAAGAAGACAAATCTACTACTATCACAGTGCTGCTGGAAAAGTACAGCGTAAAGGATATAATGACAGCAGATGTTGTTTCTGTTTCTCCTGATATTAATGTGGAAGATCTCTCGAAACTCATGTTCGAGAAAAAGCACCTGGGTTATCCGGTGGTCAAGGGTAATTCTTTAAAAGGGATTGTGACATTTACGGATATACGCAATATCCTTCCGCATGAACGCTATGCAAAACTTGTGTCTGATATCATGACCAGTGACGTTATCTCGGTATCTCCCCAGGATCCTGCTTCTGAGGCTTTTAAGGTGATGACCCGGAATAACATCGGCCGTGTACTGGTAATGGACAAAGGAGAGCTTGTAGGCATACTTTCAAGGTCTGATCTCATGCGGGCTATGACGTTGCTCAACGAATGA
- a CDS encoding TraB family protein: protein MNQSSNYDDSQETPYAYTSTTACGGLDPDSIEAGHTVSSDRETGIELVKEIIPQSTTEAGALPPTEIIIVGTAHVSEKSVREVNNAISRERPDIVAVELCSPRYEAIKGNVQNTQVPVKELLKEGKIYFYIVHMLLAHIQKKFADQMGIQPGAEMISAIEAAEASGAQVLLIDRNVQVTLQRFWNEMGFIEKIKMMGGLLAAVLGIGGTKDIDMDTITNQDIVSVLVEEFRVSSPNAVKVLIDERDAYMARNLLRAAGSGGKKIVAVVGAGHRAGIQRYLENPASLPKVDYSVETPKKRFSLVKLFGFAIVGIAIATFALLLLSGVPFETMMIAFAWWFIINGVLSAAGAVIARGHPYSVLTAFSVAWLTSLNPMMAAGWFAGLTEAKYRNPTTDDFKKLIDAENTKDMMKNNLFRVILVAALANLGSMAGTFLGVYVMLEVTGINPKEMIQAGISAGFLALGMG, encoded by the coding sequence TTGAATCAATCCAGCAATTACGACGATTCCCAGGAGACGCCTTATGCCTATACATCTACCACCGCTTGCGGTGGCCTTGATCCTGACAGCATTGAGGCAGGTCATACAGTCTCTTCTGACAGGGAAACGGGGATCGAGCTTGTCAAAGAGATAATTCCCCAGTCAACAACTGAAGCCGGGGCTCTCCCACCCACAGAGATCATTATTGTGGGAACTGCCCATGTATCGGAAAAGAGTGTCAGGGAAGTAAATAATGCTATCAGCCGGGAAAGACCTGATATTGTGGCCGTAGAGCTATGTAGTCCCAGATATGAAGCTATTAAGGGCAATGTGCAAAACACCCAGGTGCCTGTTAAAGAACTGCTGAAGGAAGGCAAGATATATTTCTATATCGTGCACATGCTGCTTGCCCATATACAGAAGAAGTTCGCTGACCAGATGGGTATCCAGCCGGGTGCCGAGATGATCAGCGCTATCGAAGCGGCGGAAGCAAGCGGTGCGCAGGTACTGCTGATAGACAGGAATGTCCAGGTCACTCTCCAGCGCTTCTGGAATGAGATGGGATTCATTGAAAAGATCAAGATGATGGGAGGCCTCCTGGCTGCAGTGCTCGGTATTGGCGGCACCAAGGATATAGACATGGATACCATCACCAACCAGGACATTGTTTCAGTCCTTGTGGAGGAGTTCAGGGTAAGTTCTCCCAATGCTGTAAAGGTCCTTATCGATGAAAGGGATGCCTACATGGCCAGAAACCTGTTAAGGGCTGCCGGCAGCGGAGGAAAGAAGATCGTCGCCGTTGTGGGTGCAGGCCACAGGGCCGGCATCCAGCGCTATCTTGAGAATCCGGCTTCTCTCCCTAAGGTCGATTACTCCGTGGAAACCCCAAAAAAGCGCTTCAGCCTGGTAAAACTGTTTGGTTTTGCAATAGTAGGGATTGCCATTGCGACGTTTGCATTACTTCTATTATCCGGCGTTCCCTTTGAAACAATGATGATTGCCTTCGCCTGGTGGTTCATCATCAATGGCGTGCTCAGTGCGGCGGGTGCCGTAATTGCCAGGGGACATCCCTACTCCGTGCTCACGGCCTTCTCTGTAGCCTGGCTGACATCCTTGAATCCTATGATGGCCGCAGGCTGGTTCGCAGGACTCACCGAGGCAAAATACCGCAATCCCACAACAGATGATTTCAAGAAGCTTATAGATGCCGAAAATACCAAGGATATGATGAAGAACAATCTCTTCAGGGTAATACTCGTGGCAGCCCTGGCAAACCTCGGCAGCATGGCCGGCACATTCCTGGGAGTTTATGTAATGCTTGAGGTCACAGGAATCAATCCCAAAGAAATGATCCAGGCAGGAATAAGTGCAGGATTCCTCGCCCTGGGAATGGGATAA